One genomic region from Diabrotica undecimpunctata isolate CICGRU chromosome 9, icDiaUnde3, whole genome shotgun sequence encodes:
- the LOC140451106 gene encoding uncharacterized protein, with amino-acid sequence MSPLSLEVPFAKCNVANVKLYPFWELEECDNTKVIHSKEEQGCEDNFISTFNRDNDGRFIVSIPLKESPNSLGESRQIAAKQFYHIERRFNSNPLLQQQYFEFMQEYIDMGHMSKCSPSSSDKVSYFLPDHPVMKEESSTTKLRVVFNGSSPSSSGVSFNNLQMVGPIIQSDLLSILLRFRQHTYVVSADIAKMYRQVLVNPEQRSLQQILWRFSPEEELSPYQLNTITYGTASASFLATRCLLQLSLESSGTNPKAAQIIRDDFYVDDLLTGSDSATDLAIASAEISDILQRGYFSLRKWVSNCSSIIQGLNASPVESNFLRIGDSTKALGIPWHIDEDVLSYHVNTPVSNSASKRTILSNIAQIFDPLGLLAPCSIKAKIIIQEIWSEHLEWDQSVPWNGPEFLGSEDIVWRNQPSQLCKELPELKNNLLSLITIPEIEFPFYRFSSFKRLSRCVAYCLRFIYNSQKLNDQRLVGSLSLKEIENAELCIIKLVQGQAFAQEIHVLRSGKSLPSKSNLLSLCPFLDSGLLRVGGRLKNSSFDKDKKHPIVLPSSHHVTKLIFTDLHIASMHAGPQHLLCLMREKYWPIHGKNTAKAIFRNCITCFKARPTSNNPLMANLPSHRVQPSFPFCYTGVDYAGPFPLKDRRGRGFKGYKGYVCLFICLSTKTLHLELVSDVSTSTFINALRRFVSRRGLPSQIHSDNGTNFVGARNELVTVGEFLKNNESNILDECVNQHISWKFIPGYSPHFGGIWEAGVKSVKFHMKRVLSNSLLVYEDFQTVLVQIEGILKSRLISPLPNDPSDLNPLTPAHFLIGRSLRHLPEKDVTNERMYGLLHHERLQMLQQRFWQRWSFEFISELQQHQKWRRTSDNITTSTMVLIKDRNLPPRRWLLGRIYQLHPGSETGQGIIRRAVSNICPLPICSESDISD; translated from the exons ATGTCACCGCTGTCACTTGAGGTTCCGTttgccaagtgcaacgttgccaa TGTCAAACTCTATCCGTTCTGGGAATTGGAGGAATGCGATAATACCAAGGTCATACATTCAAAGGAAGAGCAAGGTTGCGAAGATAATTTCATTTCAACGTTCAACCGAGACAACGACGGCAGATTCATTGTGTCAATTCCTCTTAAGGAGTCGCCTAATAGTCTGGGTGAGTCGAGACAAATCGCTGCTAAACAATTCTACCATATTGAGCGAAGATTCAATTCTAATCCTTTGTTGCAACAACAATATTTCGAATTCATGCAGGAATACATTGATATGGGACATATGTCGAAATGTTCTCCCAGTTCTTCAGATAAAGTTTCTTATTTCTTGCCTGATCATCCAGTCATGAAGGAAGAAAGTTCTACTACCAAGCTTCGGGTAGTTTTCAATGGTAGTTCTCCTTCTAGTTCTGGGGTATCATTCAATAATCTTCAAATGGTAGGTCCAATTATTCAAAGCGATCTTCTTTCTATTCTATTGCGCTTTCGTCAGCATACTTATGTAGTTTCGGCTGACATAGCCAAAATGTATCGCCAGGTTCTAGTTAATCCTGAGCAGCGTAGCTTGCAGCAAATTCTCTGGAGATTCAGTCCTGAAGAAGAGTTGAGCCCTTATCAGCTGAACACAATCACGTATGGTACGGCTTCCGCTTCCTTTCTTGCTACCAGATGTCTACTCCAACTCTCCTTGGAGTCTTCTGGCACAAATCCTAAGGCAGCTCAAATAATTCGCGATGATTTCTACGTCGACGATTTGTTAACTGGGTCAGACTCGGCCACCGATCTTGCTATCGCAAGTGCGGAAATAAGTGATATTCTTCAACgtggttatttttctttaagaaaaTGGGTTTCAAACTGTTCATCTATCATTCAAGGGCTTAATGCATCTCCAGTAGAGTCTAATTTTCTTCGCATAGGGGATAGCACTAAAGCGTTAGGTATTCCATGGCACATTGATGAAGATGTTTTAAGTTATCATGTAAATACTCCTGTATCTAATTCAGCAAGCAAACGTACAATTCTCTCAAATATAGCTCAGATATTTGACCCGTTAGGTCTATTGGCTCCTTGTAGCATTAAGGCCAAGATCATAATTCAAGAAATTTGGTCTGAGCACTTGGAATGGGATCAATCGGTTCCT TGGAATGGTCCTGAATTTCTTGGTTCAGAAGATATTGTCTGGCGTAATCAACCCTCTCAATTATGCAAGGAGCTTCCTGAATTAAAGAATAATTTATTGTCTTTGATTACTATACCAGAAATTGAATTTCCGTTCTACCGTTTCTCCAGTTTCAAACGATTGTCACGTTGTGTGGCATACTGCTTGCGTTTCATATATAATAGCCAAAAATTAAATGATCAAAGGTTAGTTGGCTCTCTATCTCTTAAGGAAATTGAAAATGCAGAGTTATGCATAATTAAGTTAGTTCAAGGTCAAGCATTTGCTCAAGAAATTCATGTATTACGTTCAGGTAAATCTCTACCGTCCAAGAGTAACTTGCTTTCTTTATGTCCATTTCTTGATAGTGGTCTTCTTCGTGTTGGAGGAAGACTAAAAAATTCTTCTTTTGATAAAGATAAGAAACATCCCATAGTCCTACCATCCAGTCATCAtgttacaaaattaatatttacgGATCTTCACATTGCTTCCATGCACGCAGGTCCTCAGCATCTCTTGTGTCTCATGCGTGAGAAATATTGGCCAATTCATGGCAAAAACACAGCTAAGGCTATTTTTCGCAATTGTATAACATGTTTCAAGGCACGTCCCACCTCTAATAATCCATTGATGGCTAATCTTCCATCACATCGAGTTCAGCCCTCCTTTCCCTTTTGCTATACTGGTGTCGATTATGCCGGGCCCTTTCCACTCAAGGATAGGAGAGGACGGGGGTTCAAAGGTTACAAGGGTTACGTCTGCCTATTTATATGCCTTAGCACAAAGACATTGCACTTAGAGTTGGTTTCAGATGTGTCAACGTCTACCTTTATTAATGCTCTTCGGCGCTTCGTGTCAAGACGGGGCTTGCCTTCTCAGATACATTCGGATAATGGAACCAATTTTGTCGGTGCTAGAAATGAGCTGGTCACTGTAggcgaattcttaaaaaataacgAAAGTAATATTCTAGATGAATGTGTTAATCAGCATATTTCCTGGAAATTTATACCGGGTTATTCCCCTCACTTTGGCGGAATTTGGGAAGCCGGGGTCAAATCGGTTAAGTTTCATATGAAAAGAGTATTGTCCAATTCTTTGTTGGTTTACGAAGATTTTCAAACGGTATTAGTACAGATAGAGGGAATATTAAAATCAAGGCTTATTTCCCCTCTCCCTAATGACCCATCCGACCTAAATCCCTTGACACCTGCTCACTTTTTAATCGGGCGATCTCTTCGCCATCTTCCTGAGAAGGATGTCACGAACGAAAGGATGTACGGACTACTGCATCACGAAAGACTTCAAATGCTTCAACAACGCTTTTGGCAGCGTTGGTCATTTGAATTCATCTCAGAGTTGCAGCAGCATCAAAAATGGAGAAGGACCTCCGACAACATAACCACGAGCACGATGGTTCTCATAAAGGATAGGAATCTTCCTCCGAGAAGATGGTTACTTGGTCGGATCTATCAGCTTCATCCTGGTTCCGAAACTGGTCAAGGAATCATTCGTAGGGCAGTGTCCAATATCTGCCCTCTTCCTATATGCAGTGAGAGTGATATCAGTGACTGA